From the genome of Rathayibacter sp. VKM Ac-2759, one region includes:
- a CDS encoding extracellular solute-binding protein, producing MFRTHSTRVAAVALMASAALALTACSGGGSGASATLDPDEEITLNYTFWGNDDRAARYDQAIALFEEEHPNITINSTFTDYGGYWEKRQTEAAGGGLPDVMQFDYTYLRQYGDNGLLGDLSEYFGGAVDESTISEDLLATGVLDGATYAIPTGYSAWAIFQNQDLLTANGLEPYAGGGSWDDYAAYVADVTAKTGGSVYGGTDYTGRIQNFELQLRAEGKELFTEDGELAFTEDDLASFWEQGDEMRTTTGVPAARLQELLPKSGFGAGIATSEMSWSNFLGGYIGDSGASEIVMTAPPTADEGSKDLYQKVGLMQAISSSTEHPEAAATFLDFLINSPDVGEIFGATLGIPASSEQLAGANLEGADKQVSDYLDSVEDRIGEAPAAPVAGYGAIEANFLDLGTSLGLGAVSVDEAVTQFFDETAVTLDN from the coding sequence ATGTTCCGCACACACAGCACCCGCGTCGCGGCAGTAGCCCTCATGGCCTCCGCCGCACTCGCGCTGACCGCCTGCTCCGGTGGAGGCTCCGGCGCCTCGGCCACGCTCGACCCCGACGAAGAGATCACCCTGAACTACACGTTCTGGGGCAACGACGACCGGGCGGCCCGCTACGACCAGGCCATCGCGCTGTTCGAGGAGGAGCACCCGAACATCACGATCAACTCCACCTTCACCGACTACGGCGGGTACTGGGAGAAGCGCCAGACCGAGGCCGCGGGCGGCGGGCTCCCCGACGTGATGCAGTTCGACTACACCTACCTCCGCCAGTACGGCGACAACGGCCTGCTCGGCGACCTGTCCGAGTACTTCGGCGGCGCGGTCGACGAGAGCACCATCTCCGAGGACCTCCTCGCCACCGGCGTCCTCGACGGCGCGACCTACGCCATCCCCACCGGCTACAGCGCGTGGGCGATCTTCCAGAACCAGGACCTCCTGACGGCGAACGGGCTCGAGCCCTACGCCGGAGGCGGCAGCTGGGACGACTACGCGGCCTACGTCGCCGACGTCACCGCCAAGACCGGCGGCTCGGTCTACGGCGGCACCGACTACACCGGCCGCATCCAGAACTTCGAGCTGCAGCTGCGCGCCGAGGGCAAGGAGCTGTTCACCGAGGACGGCGAGCTCGCCTTCACCGAGGACGACCTCGCGTCGTTCTGGGAGCAGGGCGACGAGATGCGCACCACGACCGGCGTGCCGGCCGCGCGCCTCCAGGAGCTGCTGCCCAAGTCGGGCTTCGGCGCCGGCATCGCCACCAGCGAGATGAGCTGGAGCAACTTCCTCGGCGGCTACATCGGCGACAGCGGCGCCTCCGAGATCGTGATGACCGCGCCGCCCACCGCCGACGAGGGCAGCAAGGACCTCTACCAGAAGGTCGGCCTGATGCAGGCGATCTCCTCGAGCACCGAGCACCCCGAGGCCGCGGCCACGTTCCTCGACTTCCTCATCAACAGCCCCGACGTCGGCGAGATCTTCGGCGCCACCCTCGGCATCCCCGCTTCCTCCGAGCAGCTCGCGGGAGCGAACCTCGAGGGCGCCGACAAGCAGGTCTCCGACTACCTCGACTCGGTCGAGGACCGCATCGGCGAGGCTCCGGCCGCTCCGGTCGCCGGCTACGGCGCGATCGAGGCCAACTTCCTCGACCTCGGCACGAGCCTCGGCCTCGGTGCCGTGAGCGTCGACGAGGCCGTGACGCAGTTCTTCGACGAGACCGCCGTCACGCTCGACAACTGA
- a CDS encoding LacI family DNA-binding transcriptional regulator — MAQKDRTAAVTLHDVARESGVSLATASRALNGSARKVNDAYRARVIEAATRLGYSTNLSAQAVAKGTTSTVALLVSDIADPYFSSIASGVLAAAEAAGLVVTIGVTHRDPQRELELVRTLRGGRPRVMLLAGSRFDDESSRDALVAELEAFERSGGRVVMLSQRSLPFPTVQLDNRAGARALAVELVALGYRRFAIVHGPATLLTSADRVQGFADGLAEHGVSVDPALVVETAFTRDGGHAATLRLLDEHADDIDLVFAVNDVMAIGASSALRERGVEPGAGIGVAGFDDIPTLRDVSPAITTVAVPLTEIGRRAIAMALDEGADGDSSVVLPTAVVVRESTPGR, encoded by the coding sequence ATGGCACAGAAGGATCGCACCGCGGCCGTGACCCTGCACGACGTCGCCCGCGAGTCCGGAGTGTCGCTCGCGACCGCCTCCCGCGCCCTCAACGGCAGCGCCCGCAAGGTGAACGACGCCTACCGCGCCCGCGTGATCGAGGCGGCCACCCGGCTCGGCTACTCGACCAACCTCTCGGCGCAGGCCGTCGCCAAGGGCACGACCTCGACGGTCGCCCTGCTGGTCAGCGACATCGCCGACCCCTACTTCTCGAGCATCGCCTCCGGAGTCCTCGCCGCGGCCGAGGCGGCCGGGCTCGTCGTCACGATCGGGGTGACCCACCGCGATCCGCAGCGCGAGCTCGAGCTGGTGCGCACCCTCCGCGGCGGGCGCCCGCGCGTGATGCTGCTGGCCGGCAGCCGCTTCGACGACGAGTCCTCCCGCGACGCGCTCGTCGCCGAGCTCGAGGCGTTCGAGCGCTCGGGCGGCCGGGTGGTCATGCTGAGCCAGCGCTCGCTGCCGTTCCCGACCGTGCAGCTCGACAACCGCGCCGGCGCCAGGGCCCTCGCCGTCGAGCTGGTCGCGCTCGGCTACCGCCGCTTCGCGATCGTGCACGGCCCGGCGACCCTGCTCACCTCGGCCGACCGCGTGCAGGGCTTCGCCGACGGCCTCGCCGAGCACGGCGTGAGCGTCGACCCGGCGCTCGTCGTCGAGACGGCCTTCACCCGCGACGGCGGCCACGCGGCGACGCTCCGGCTGCTCGACGAGCACGCCGACGACATCGACCTCGTCTTCGCCGTCAACGACGTGATGGCGATCGGCGCCTCCTCCGCCCTCCGCGAGCGGGGCGTCGAGCCGGGCGCCGGCATCGGAGTCGCCGGCTTCGACGACATCCCGACCCTGCGCGACGTCAGCCCTGCGATCACGACGGTGGCCGTGCCCCTCACCGAGATCGGACGCCGCGCGATCGCGATGGCGCTCGACGAGGGCGCCGACGGCGACTCCTCCGTCGTGCTGCCGACCGCCGTGGTCGTGCGCGAGAGCACGCCCGGGCGCTGA
- a CDS encoding DUF6807 family protein, whose translation MIDGIAQLVTDDPATPPRDSPRPYLHPLRTPGGVVVSDLRPPDHDWHLGLSLTVANVSIGDEPQDANFWGGVTWVAGEGYRRLDNNGSQRVLEQTGGALHLGWFDAGGRLLLREQRRHEVHRPAAGVAVLGIESEWTPEVPGLRFGSPTTAGRPDAGYGGLFLRLAPSFAEARVLTPRGETTADAARGADAPWVALATGAATVAIAASATNPVAPSPFFVRTDPTPMLCAAPFFHRAWPLDAPARWSWRVLVADGRLTSDELTTLLPVF comes from the coding sequence GTGATCGACGGCATCGCACAGCTCGTCACCGACGACCCCGCCACTCCCCCGCGCGACTCGCCCCGGCCGTACCTGCACCCGCTGCGCACCCCGGGCGGCGTCGTCGTCTCGGACCTCCGCCCGCCCGATCACGACTGGCACCTCGGCCTCTCGCTGACCGTCGCCAACGTGAGCATCGGCGACGAGCCGCAGGACGCGAACTTCTGGGGCGGAGTCACCTGGGTCGCCGGCGAGGGCTACCGCCGACTCGACAACAACGGCTCGCAGCGCGTGCTCGAGCAGACCGGCGGGGCGCTGCACCTCGGCTGGTTCGACGCCGGCGGCCGGCTGCTGCTGCGCGAGCAGCGCCGCCACGAGGTGCACAGGCCCGCGGCCGGAGTCGCGGTGCTCGGCATCGAGAGCGAGTGGACCCCCGAGGTGCCCGGCCTGCGCTTCGGATCGCCGACCACCGCGGGCCGGCCCGACGCGGGCTACGGCGGGCTGTTCCTCCGCCTGGCGCCGTCGTTCGCCGAGGCCCGCGTCCTGACTCCGCGCGGGGAGACGACCGCCGACGCCGCCCGGGGCGCCGACGCGCCGTGGGTGGCCCTCGCGACCGGCGCCGCGACCGTCGCGATCGCCGCCTCCGCGACGAACCCCGTCGCTCCGTCGCCGTTCTTCGTCCGCACCGACCCCACCCCGATGCTCTGCGCCGCCCCGTTCTTCCACCGCGCCTGGCCCCTCGACGCGCCGGCGCGCTGGTCGTGGCGCGTGCTGGTCGCCGACGGCCGCCTCACCTCCGACGAGCTCACGACCCTGCTGCCCGTCTTCTGA
- a CDS encoding carbohydrate ABC transporter permease, whose translation MTTFDTTLPSADTQVLTEPAPRPRAKRKRPTTATLLWIAAMIVLTAIVLYPLVWMGAAAFKPNSEFGGQTSLLPQNPTIDNFVKVFAGVGGVPLWQFFLNSTVLAIGSVIGVVISSSMAAYAFARLDFRGRPLYFALMIGTLLLPMHVLLIPQYTIFRTLGMMDTYWPLLIGKFLATEAFFVFLMVQFIRNLPRELDEAARIDGAGHVRIFGSITIPLIRPALITSSIFAFIWSWNDFLGPLLYLNTPDKQPLPLALRVYNDQTSASDYGATIAVSVLALLPVLIFFIVFQRFLVDGVATQGLKG comes from the coding sequence ATGACGACCTTCGACACCACGCTCCCCTCGGCCGACACGCAGGTGCTGACCGAGCCGGCTCCGCGTCCCCGCGCGAAGCGCAAGCGCCCCACGACCGCGACGCTCCTCTGGATCGCCGCCATGATCGTGCTCACCGCGATCGTCCTGTACCCGCTGGTGTGGATGGGCGCCGCGGCGTTCAAGCCCAACAGCGAGTTCGGCGGCCAGACCTCGCTGCTGCCGCAGAACCCCACGATCGACAACTTCGTGAAGGTCTTCGCGGGCGTCGGCGGCGTCCCGCTCTGGCAGTTCTTCCTCAACTCCACCGTCCTGGCGATCGGCTCGGTCATCGGAGTCGTCATCTCGTCGTCGATGGCCGCCTACGCCTTCGCGCGGCTCGACTTCCGCGGCCGTCCGCTCTACTTCGCGCTGATGATCGGCACGCTGCTGCTGCCGATGCACGTGCTGCTCATCCCCCAGTACACGATCTTCCGCACGCTGGGGATGATGGACACCTACTGGCCGCTGCTGATCGGCAAGTTCCTCGCGACCGAGGCGTTCTTCGTCTTCCTGATGGTGCAGTTCATCCGCAACCTGCCCCGCGAGCTCGACGAGGCCGCGCGGATCGACGGGGCCGGGCACGTCCGGATCTTCGGCTCGATCACGATCCCGCTGATCCGCCCCGCGCTGATCACCTCGTCGATCTTCGCGTTCATCTGGAGCTGGAACGACTTCCTCGGCCCGCTGCTCTACCTGAACACCCCCGACAAGCAGCCGCTGCCGCTGGCGCTGCGCGTCTACAACGACCAGACCTCCGCCTCGGACTACGGAGCGACGATCGCCGTCTCGGTGCTCGCGCTGCTCCCGGTGCTGATCTTCTTCATCGTCTTCCAGCGCTTCCTGGTCGACGGAGTCGCCACGCAGGGCCTCAAGGGATGA
- a CDS encoding ABC transporter ATP-binding protein: MREARPSLAPIRIDRHRPARSSLRLLGRYRKRIGVAVLFFAVKDTPLWLLPVVTGAIVDVVVAGGPSSTLWLWTAIALVALLQNYPNHVMYTRLYMSSVRQTGKDLRNALAARLQNLSIGFHTRASASIVQTKVVRDVENIETMLQQVAHPLLSAVMVAIGALVMTALNVPGFLPVYALAIPLAVLLRAFLTKRSRRGNELFRREVEQFSARVGEMATLIPITRAHGLESTAVDRVAAGAEGVRSAGYSLDLLNGRFASLSWVGLQLLGVACLVAAAWASISGWVPITAGQVVLLSSYFALLTGAVTNLLMLLPIIARGTESVRSIGELLEDPDLEHNEGKARVDELRGAIRLDRVGYRYDGEVVAIDDVSLDVQPGETVAFVGSSGSGKSTMLNLVLGFLRPTSGRILLDGRDAESLDLRSVRRFVSVVPQDSVLFEGSIRENVAYGLGAVGDERITAALRDANALDFVDALPEGWDTVVGERGARLSGGQRQRIAIARALVRDPRVLVLDEATSALDPESEALVREALERLMRGRTTLVVAHRLSTIRSADRIVVLEHGSVVEVGSHAELLAARGRYATLHAVQAGS, translated from the coding sequence TTGAGAGAAGCCCGCCCGTCCCTCGCGCCGATCCGGATCGACCGGCACCGACCCGCCCGCTCCTCGCTCCGGCTGCTCGGCCGCTACCGGAAGCGGATCGGCGTCGCCGTGCTCTTCTTCGCGGTGAAGGACACCCCGCTCTGGCTGCTGCCCGTGGTGACCGGCGCCATCGTCGACGTCGTCGTGGCGGGTGGACCCTCCTCGACGCTCTGGCTCTGGACGGCGATCGCGCTGGTCGCGCTGCTGCAGAACTACCCGAACCACGTGATGTACACGCGGCTCTACATGAGCTCGGTGCGCCAGACCGGCAAGGACCTCCGCAACGCGCTCGCGGCGCGGCTGCAGAACCTGTCGATCGGGTTCCACACCCGGGCGAGCGCGTCGATCGTGCAGACGAAGGTCGTCCGCGACGTCGAGAACATCGAGACGATGCTGCAGCAGGTCGCGCATCCGCTGCTCTCGGCCGTGATGGTCGCGATCGGCGCCCTCGTGATGACGGCGCTGAACGTGCCCGGGTTCCTGCCCGTCTACGCGCTGGCCATCCCGCTCGCGGTGCTGCTGCGCGCCTTCCTGACCAAGCGCTCGCGGAGGGGCAACGAGCTGTTCCGGCGCGAGGTGGAGCAGTTCTCAGCGCGCGTCGGCGAGATGGCGACGCTCATCCCGATCACCCGCGCGCACGGGCTCGAGAGCACGGCGGTCGACCGGGTCGCGGCGGGCGCCGAGGGCGTGCGCTCGGCCGGCTACAGCCTCGACCTGCTCAACGGGCGCTTCGCGTCGCTCTCGTGGGTGGGGCTGCAGCTGCTCGGAGTCGCGTGCCTCGTGGCCGCGGCCTGGGCGTCGATCAGCGGCTGGGTCCCGATCACGGCGGGGCAGGTGGTGCTGCTCAGCTCCTACTTCGCGCTGCTCACGGGGGCCGTGACGAACCTCCTGATGCTGCTGCCGATCATCGCGCGCGGCACCGAGTCGGTGCGCTCGATCGGCGAGCTGCTCGAGGATCCCGACCTCGAGCACAACGAGGGCAAGGCGCGCGTCGACGAGCTGCGCGGCGCGATCCGCCTCGACCGCGTCGGCTACCGCTACGACGGCGAGGTCGTCGCGATCGACGACGTCTCGCTCGACGTGCAGCCGGGGGAGACCGTCGCGTTCGTCGGATCCTCGGGCTCCGGCAAGTCGACGATGCTCAACCTGGTGCTCGGCTTCCTCCGGCCCACCAGCGGCCGCATCCTGCTCGACGGGCGCGACGCCGAGTCGCTGGACCTGCGGAGCGTGCGCCGCTTCGTCTCGGTCGTGCCGCAGGACTCGGTGCTGTTCGAGGGCTCGATCCGCGAGAACGTCGCCTACGGGCTCGGCGCGGTCGGTGACGAGCGGATCACCGCGGCGCTGCGGGACGCGAACGCGCTCGACTTCGTCGACGCGCTGCCCGAGGGCTGGGACACCGTCGTCGGCGAGCGGGGCGCGCGCCTCTCGGGCGGCCAGCGGCAGCGCATCGCGATCGCCCGCGCGCTGGTGCGGGATCCACGCGTGCTGGTGCTGGACGAGGCGACGAGCGCGCTCGACCCCGAGTCCGAGGCGCTCGTGCGCGAGGCCCTCGAGCGGCTGATGCGGGGGCGGACGACGCTGGTGGTGGCGCACCGGCTGTCCACGATCCGCTCGGCGGACCGGATCGTGGTGCTCGAGCACGGGAGCGTCGTGGAGGTCGGCTCGCACGCCGAGCTGCTCGCGGCCCGCGGGCGCTACGCGACCCTGCACGCCGTGCAGGCGGGGAGCTGA
- a CDS encoding Gfo/Idh/MocA family oxidoreductase → MNGVSGRMGYRQHLVRSILAIREQGGVLLSDGTRVQVEPLLVGRSEAKLAELAAKHGLEHWTTDLDAALADPAWPIYADFLVTKARVPAIKKAIAAGKDIYTEKPTAESYAEALEIAEAAKAAGIKNGVVHDKLYLPGLQKLKRLIDSGFFGRILSVRGEFGYWVFEGDWQDAQRPSWNYRSEDGGGIIVDMFPHWNYVLENLFGPIEGVYAKATIHIHTRVDEQGEPYTATADDAAYAIFDVAGGITVQLNSSWAVRVDRPELVEFQVDGTLGSAVVGLFGAKVQPRVATPKPTWNPDLPETHDYSGDWQELPVNDVFENGFKTQWEQFIRHVVEDAPHEYDFFAGARGVRLAELGLESSRDGRRIDVAALDAAADAEALASVEVVK, encoded by the coding sequence ATGAACGGCGTCTCGGGCCGCATGGGCTACCGCCAGCACCTCGTCCGCTCGATCCTCGCCATCCGCGAGCAGGGCGGCGTCCTGCTCTCCGACGGCACCCGCGTGCAGGTCGAGCCGCTGCTCGTCGGCCGCTCCGAGGCCAAGCTCGCCGAGCTCGCCGCCAAGCACGGCCTGGAGCACTGGACCACCGACCTCGACGCCGCCCTGGCCGACCCCGCCTGGCCGATCTACGCCGACTTCCTGGTCACCAAGGCCCGGGTCCCCGCCATCAAGAAGGCGATCGCGGCCGGCAAGGACATCTACACCGAGAAGCCCACCGCGGAGTCGTACGCCGAGGCGCTCGAGATCGCGGAGGCGGCGAAGGCGGCCGGCATCAAGAACGGCGTCGTCCACGACAAGCTCTACCTGCCGGGACTTCAGAAGCTGAAGCGCCTGATCGACTCCGGCTTCTTCGGCCGCATCCTCAGCGTCCGCGGCGAGTTCGGCTACTGGGTCTTCGAGGGCGACTGGCAGGACGCGCAGCGCCCCAGCTGGAACTACCGCAGCGAGGACGGCGGCGGCATCATCGTCGACATGTTCCCGCACTGGAACTACGTGCTCGAGAACCTCTTCGGCCCCATCGAGGGCGTCTACGCCAAGGCCACCATCCACATCCACACCCGCGTCGACGAGCAGGGCGAGCCCTACACCGCGACCGCCGACGACGCGGCCTACGCGATCTTCGACGTCGCCGGCGGCATCACCGTGCAGCTGAACTCGTCGTGGGCCGTCCGTGTCGACCGCCCTGAGCTCGTCGAGTTCCAGGTCGACGGCACCCTCGGCTCGGCCGTCGTCGGGCTCTTCGGCGCCAAGGTGCAGCCGCGCGTCGCGACCCCCAAGCCCACCTGGAACCCCGATCTCCCCGAGACCCACGACTACTCCGGCGACTGGCAGGAGCTGCCCGTCAACGACGTGTTCGAGAACGGCTTCAAGACCCAGTGGGAGCAGTTCATCCGCCACGTGGTCGAGGACGCGCCGCACGAGTACGACTTCTTCGCCGGCGCCCGCGGTGTGCGCCTGGCCGAGCTGGGCCTCGAGTCCTCGCGCGACGGCCGCCGCATCGACGTGGCGGCCCTCGACGCCGCCGCCGACGCGGAGGCGCTGGCCTCCGTCGAGGTCGTGAAGTGA
- a CDS encoding Gfo/Idh/MocA family oxidoreductase, with protein MDADTLPPLRVGIIGTGGVAHLHAAALTGRDDTRIVAAIDTDAERARLFAAQYGIPASGTSFADLPEVDVLHLCTPPGVHAEQAEAAFALGAHVVVEKPPALSLAEVDRMLAAAARADRRLAVVFQQRTGTAAAHVRGLLRSGALGRPLVARCDTLWYRDDDYFAVPWRGRWDTEGGGTTFGHGIHQLDLLAHLLGDVDEVTGQAWRLGREIETEDVSTAVLRFASGAVASVLTSALSPRQSSSIRIDTERATVELEHLYGHGHAHWRLTPAPHVDPAEAAGWAFPADEVASGHQPYLDAVYAALRTGAPLPDVADAPTRSLEIVEALYLSTQRGGAVRIEELREDPGLRSAVRADVVDLRPEARA; from the coding sequence ATGGACGCCGACACCCTCCCTCCGCTCCGCGTCGGCATCATCGGCACGGGCGGAGTCGCCCACCTGCACGCCGCCGCACTGACCGGTCGCGACGACACCCGAATCGTCGCGGCCATCGACACCGACGCCGAGCGCGCCCGCCTGTTCGCCGCCCAGTACGGCATCCCCGCCTCCGGGACCTCGTTCGCCGACCTCCCCGAGGTCGACGTGCTGCACCTCTGCACACCGCCCGGCGTGCACGCCGAGCAGGCCGAGGCGGCCTTCGCCCTCGGCGCGCACGTGGTCGTCGAGAAGCCGCCCGCCCTCTCGCTCGCCGAGGTCGATCGGATGCTCGCCGCCGCCGCGCGCGCCGATCGCCGCCTGGCCGTGGTGTTCCAGCAGCGCACCGGCACCGCCGCCGCCCACGTGCGCGGCCTGCTGCGCTCCGGCGCGCTCGGCCGCCCGCTCGTCGCGCGCTGCGACACGCTCTGGTACCGCGACGACGACTACTTCGCCGTCCCGTGGCGGGGCCGGTGGGACACCGAGGGCGGAGGCACGACCTTCGGGCACGGCATCCACCAGCTCGACCTGCTCGCGCACCTGCTCGGCGACGTCGACGAGGTGACCGGCCAGGCCTGGCGCCTCGGCCGCGAGATCGAGACCGAGGACGTCTCGACGGCCGTCCTCCGCTTCGCCTCGGGAGCGGTCGCCTCCGTGCTCACGAGCGCTCTCTCGCCCCGGCAGTCGAGCTCGATCCGGATCGACACCGAGCGCGCGACCGTCGAGCTCGAGCACCTGTACGGGCACGGTCACGCCCACTGGCGCCTCACCCCCGCACCGCACGTCGACCCCGCCGAGGCGGCGGGGTGGGCGTTCCCCGCCGACGAGGTGGCGAGCGGGCACCAGCCCTACCTCGACGCGGTCTACGCGGCTCTGCGCACCGGCGCTCCCCTGCCCGACGTCGCCGACGCGCCGACGCGCTCGCTCGAGATCGTCGAGGCGCTCTACCTCTCGACGCAGCGGGGCGGGGCGGTGCGGATCGAGGAGCTGCGGGAGGATCCCGGCCTGCGATCGGCCGTGCGCGCCGACGTCGTCGACCTGCGCCCGGAGGCGCGGGCGTGA
- a CDS encoding sugar ABC transporter permease produces the protein MTTTSTPSGTAASGRVAPTPGRTSTPRPAGGEARRRPRRDTLAGYAFLSPWLIGFVGLTLGPMLMSLYFAFTDYNLFTSPEWVGLANFERLLGDPKFIQSVQLTLAYVFIGTPVKLAAALVVAMLLNYSAKGTGFFRSAFYAPSLIGASVSIAIVWRAMFSTGGPVDSGLQIFGIEIGGWVGVPALILPMMIILAVWQFGAPMVIFLAGLKQVPAELYEAAMMDGAGPWRKFRSVTLPMLSPVIFFNLLLEMINAFQVFASAYIIGNGTGGPAGATNFYTVYLYTRAFTNNQMGYASAMAWVLLLFVGLLAFVLFKTQKSWVHYSGDTK, from the coding sequence ATGACGACGACGTCGACCCCGAGCGGCACCGCCGCATCCGGTCGCGTCGCGCCCACCCCCGGCCGGACGAGCACTCCTCGTCCGGCCGGCGGGGAAGCACGACGCCGCCCCCGGCGGGACACCCTGGCCGGCTACGCGTTCCTCTCGCCGTGGCTCATCGGCTTCGTCGGGCTCACGCTCGGCCCGATGCTGATGTCCCTCTACTTCGCGTTCACCGACTACAACCTCTTCACCTCGCCCGAGTGGGTCGGGCTCGCCAACTTCGAGCGCCTGCTCGGCGACCCGAAGTTCATCCAGTCGGTGCAGCTGACCCTCGCCTACGTGTTCATCGGCACGCCGGTGAAGCTCGCCGCGGCGCTGGTCGTCGCGATGCTCCTCAACTACAGCGCCAAGGGCACCGGGTTCTTCCGCTCCGCCTTCTACGCGCCGTCGCTGATCGGCGCGAGCGTCAGCATCGCCATCGTGTGGCGCGCGATGTTCTCGACCGGCGGCCCCGTCGACTCCGGTCTCCAGATCTTCGGGATCGAGATCGGCGGCTGGGTGGGCGTGCCCGCCCTCATCCTGCCGATGATGATCATCCTCGCGGTCTGGCAGTTCGGCGCCCCGATGGTGATCTTCCTCGCCGGCCTCAAGCAGGTCCCGGCCGAGCTCTACGAGGCGGCGATGATGGACGGCGCCGGCCCCTGGCGCAAGTTCCGCAGCGTCACGCTCCCGATGCTCTCGCCGGTCATCTTCTTCAACCTGCTGCTCGAGATGATCAACGCGTTCCAGGTCTTCGCCTCGGCGTACATCATCGGCAACGGCACCGGCGGCCCCGCGGGAGCCACCAACTTCTACACGGTGTACCTCTACACCCGTGCCTTCACGAACAACCAGATGGGCTACGCCTCGGCGATGGCCTGGGTCCTGCTGCTGTTCGTCGGACTCCTCGCCTTCGTCCTCTTCAAGACTCAGAAGAGCTGGGTGCACTACTCGGGAGACACCAAATGA